Proteins from a genomic interval of Candidatus Desulfofervidus auxilii:
- a CDS encoding response regulator, giving the protein MRVLVVDDNVEIREILTKMLAFLGYKTNGAKDSFEAIRILENDHYDVVITDGEMPKMTGFELARFIKKKYPHIFIVGLSGSPECEKFKFAGADVYFNKPVDLPKLHMAIKNKKLRVTTNT; this is encoded by the coding sequence ATGAGAGTATTAGTAGTAGATGACAATGTAGAGATAAGGGAAATTTTAACAAAAATGCTTGCTTTTTTAGGCTATAAGACAAATGGTGCTAAAGATAGCTTTGAAGCAATAAGAATCTTAGAAAATGATCATTATGATGTTGTTATTACTGATGGAGAAATGCCCAAAATGACAGGTTTTGAATTGGCTCGATTTATAAAGAAAAAATATCCTCATATCTTTATTGTAGGTTTAAGTGGCTCACCAGAGTGTGAAAAGTTTAAGTTTGCGGGGGCTGATGTATATTTTAATAAACCAGTGGATTTACCTAAATTACATATGGCAATAAAAAATAAAAAGCTTAGGGTAACCACAAATACATAA
- the sppA gene encoding signal peptide peptidase SppA, whose amino-acid sequence MRKFLLLFIIIFFLNNCAFYFIGKTRPLKETVISGKGKNKILLIDISGIISTKKRHKFFLLKEESIVSRIKEELKKANSDKKIKGIVLRINSPGGTVTASDIIYHEIKKFKQKRHIPVVAYMMDIATSGAYYISLASDIIMAHPTSITGGIGVIALKFNIEELLKKIGIKDESIKSGKKKDLWSPFRPCTEEERKILQEIINELHERFIKTIAENRKMLTIGQIKKLADGRIYTAKQALNLKLIDKIGYLEDAIELVKKKAGILEAKIIIYHRPPTYKSNIYSIKNLIGLEFMYLWLP is encoded by the coding sequence ATGAGAAAATTTTTGCTATTATTTATCATAATTTTCTTTTTAAATAATTGTGCATTTTATTTTATAGGGAAAACTAGACCTCTTAAAGAAACAGTTATTTCTGGAAAAGGGAAAAATAAAATTTTGCTTATAGATATTTCTGGTATTATCTCAACTAAAAAAAGACATAAATTTTTCCTTTTAAAAGAAGAAAGTATTGTTTCTAGAATAAAAGAAGAATTAAAAAAAGCAAATTCTGATAAAAAAATTAAAGGTATAGTTCTTAGAATTAACAGCCCAGGTGGTACTGTAACTGCTAGTGATATTATTTATCATGAGATTAAAAAATTTAAACAAAAAAGACATATTCCTGTTGTGGCATATATGATGGATATTGCAACATCTGGAGCATATTATATTTCACTTGCATCTGACATCATTATGGCTCATCCAACTTCTATAACAGGTGGAATTGGCGTTATTGCACTTAAGTTTAATATAGAAGAATTGCTTAAAAAAATTGGCATTAAAGATGAAAGCATAAAATCTGGAAAGAAAAAAGACCTTTGGTCGCCATTTAGACCTTGTACTGAAGAAGAAAGAAAAATATTGCAAGAAATAATAAATGAATTACATGAAAGATTCATAAAAACAATTGCAGAAAATAGAAAGATGTTAACAATAGGACAAATAAAAAAATTAGCTGATGGAAGAATATATACAGCAAAACAGGCATTAAATTTAAAATTAATTGATAAAATAGGCTATTTAGAAGATGCAATTGAATTAGTTAAAAAGAAAGCAGGCATTTTAGAAGCAAAGATTATTATCTATCATCGTCCTCCTACTTATAAAAGCAATATTTATTCGATCAAAAATTTAATAGGTTTGGAATTTATGTATTTGTGGTTACCCTAA
- a CDS encoding caspase family protein → MKKLLLILIVLTGNVFAQSFPQHSFFENKYFRLEIEAIEIIKLGIRVHFTLFPKHQMLKGVRILYPRLIDKYGNNYRPLLPAPPKVAFKTKLGKRHHFSFLFPKPKRKKLFFMCRVEYLLYPKGILVTPVRLNLIEFVKKKVVLPKTILKQKEESEKISEEKKQTELTISTLPQLPQYDNYIALIVGVSHYKNIAHLPYPEKDIELMKEVVTKIMGVKKKNLYVIKNPTKAEIIVHIKKITRLANNYKNPKVIFYFSGHGTTYTEKEGKGEGYLLPIEADPEDIPTTALALAEVEKLLGEVKGEKVVIIDACFSGKGKSILPAGKPFIGIKKITPKIEYTTILLSSEENEISTYIKDKGISTFTYALYEMMAKYGPVLDENKNGWLEVKEIAKKLEEFTNSYALKFASQHQHPVVRGNLNISLAQCP, encoded by the coding sequence ATGAAAAAGTTATTATTAATTCTTATTGTATTAACAGGAAATGTTTTTGCTCAATCTTTTCCACAACATTCTTTTTTTGAAAATAAATATTTTCGTTTAGAAATTGAAGCAATAGAAATTATAAAACTTGGTATTCGTGTTCATTTTACTCTTTTCCCCAAACATCAAATGCTTAAAGGAGTAAGGATTTTATATCCAAGATTAATAGATAAATACGGAAACAATTACCGACCATTATTGCCAGCACCACCTAAAGTAGCTTTTAAAACAAAGTTAGGCAAAAGACATCATTTTTCTTTTCTATTTCCTAAGCCAAAAAGAAAAAAATTGTTTTTTATGTGCCGAGTAGAATATCTGCTATATCCAAAAGGCATTTTGGTAACCCCAGTAAGATTGAATCTGATTGAATTTGTAAAAAAGAAGGTTGTTTTACCTAAGACAATCCTTAAACAAAAGGAAGAATCTGAAAAAATATCTGAAGAGAAAAAACAAACTGAACTTACTATTTCAACCCTTCCCCAACTTCCTCAATATGATAACTATATTGCCCTTATTGTAGGTGTCTCTCATTATAAAAATATTGCTCATTTACCTTATCCTGAAAAAGATATTGAGTTGATGAAAGAAGTGGTTACAAAAATAATGGGTGTAAAAAAGAAAAATCTTTATGTGATTAAAAATCCTACTAAAGCAGAAATCATTGTTCATATTAAAAAAATCACTCGTTTGGCAAACAATTATAAAAATCCTAAAGTCATATTTTATTTTTCTGGTCATGGCACAACCTATACAGAAAAAGAAGGTAAGGGAGAAGGATATCTATTGCCTATAGAGGCAGACCCAGAAGATATTCCTACAACAGCTTTAGCTTTGGCTGAAGTAGAAAAACTTTTAGGAGAAGTAAAAGGAGAAAAAGTAGTTATTATAGATGCTTGCTTTTCTGGAAAAGGAAAAAGTATTCTTCCTGCTGGTAAGCCATTTATTGGCATAAAAAAGATTACCCCAAAAATTGAATACACAACAATATTGCTTTCTTCTGAAGAAAATGAAATTAGCACATATATTAAAGATAAAGGTATTTCTACTTTTACTTATGCCCTTTATGAAATGATGGCTAAATATGGGCCAGTGCTTGATGAAAATAAGAATGGATGGCTTGAAGTAAAAGAAATAGCTAAAAAATTAGAGGAATTTACTAATAGTTATGCATTGAAATTTGCTAGTCAGCATCAACATCCTGTTGTTCGAGGAAATCTCAATATTTCACTTGCTCAATGTCCATAA